A stretch of Streptococcus chenjunshii DNA encodes these proteins:
- a CDS encoding class II aldolase: protein MNLINGFKLMEYAKGKGIVLPCFNTTNYELTYGIIKGLQNSGRGGYIQISSNNLELSSPQIIVDMVRFAMKDLNVDVPIVLHLDHGKSFDDVKACIDAGFTSIMIDASHLPLEENIEEVKKVTEYCHYFNIPVEAELGAIGGKEEAEALNKEGKTNSEDVGLFLEQTNCDLLAVSVGNVHGLAKEPNIDFELLKEIASVSTVPLVLHGGSGIPFDDVRKARGSNLIKVNYGSDLRKVFISTFGKAYEKNHNAFDVKSLSKLAIKAVSESVVTISNNINQK, encoded by the coding sequence ATTGTACTGCCGTGTTTTAATACAACTAATTATGAGTTAACATATGGGATCATAAAAGGTTTACAAAATTCCGGGCGTGGAGGGTATATTCAAATTTCGTCGAATAATTTGGAGCTTTCAAGTCCTCAAATTATTGTTGATATGGTCAGGTTTGCAATGAAAGATCTAAATGTAGATGTCCCTATTGTACTGCATCTGGATCATGGTAAATCTTTTGATGATGTTAAAGCGTGTATTGATGCCGGTTTTACTTCAATTATGATTGATGCTTCACATTTACCACTTGAAGAAAATATTGAAGAAGTAAAGAAAGTTACAGAATACTGCCATTACTTTAATATCCCAGTTGAAGCGGAGTTAGGCGCGATAGGTGGAAAAGAAGAGGCTGAGGCTTTGAATAAAGAAGGGAAAACTAATTCAGAAGATGTAGGCTTATTTTTAGAGCAAACTAACTGTGATCTATTAGCGGTATCCGTTGGCAATGTTCACGGCTTAGCCAAAGAACCAAATATTGATTTTGAGCTGCTCAAAGAAATAGCCTCAGTGAGTACGGTTCCATTAGTATTACACGGCGGTTCAGGAATTCCTTTTGATGACGTTAGAAAAGCTCGTGGAAGCAACTTAATTAAAGTAAACTATGGTTCTGACTTGAGAAAAGTTTTCATATCAACTTTTGGAAAAGCCTACGAAAAAAATCATAATGCATTTGATGTAAAGTCATTATCTAAATTAGCTATAAAAGCTGTTTCGGAAAGTGTTGTAACGATTTCAAATAATATTAATCAAAAATAA